A single Acidaminococcus sp. DNA region contains:
- a CDS encoding AEC family transporter → MELLLARTLLHQVIIMFLLVGVGYLLTKAGKITDAGSKTLGNILIYISLPCAIIRGFQVPYSEQTLFHLVLSTVLAAVILALSMIIARLTARGDAIAAFAGAFSNPGFFGIPIITASFAESTVFYIAPFIALLNMCQWTYGVSLLVGEKTSLTPKKILTAPFMIAIIIGLFFLFTGLPMPSLAKQCVGYLAGINTPLAMFTIGVYMTKVNFLSMFRRVRLYLISLTRLILIPVCSFVILSLLPQCPLEMRLALLIASACPVGSNIAVYADLHNKDYPYSVQTVVISTLLSIITIPIIVQIAENLWK, encoded by the coding sequence ATGGAATTACTGCTGGCAAGGACGCTGCTGCACCAGGTCATCATTATGTTTCTGCTTGTCGGAGTCGGCTATCTGCTGACAAAGGCTGGTAAAATCACAGATGCCGGCAGCAAAACGCTGGGAAATATCCTAATCTACATTTCTCTCCCCTGCGCTATCATCCGGGGATTCCAGGTACCTTATTCAGAGCAGACACTCTTCCATCTCGTGCTGAGTACGGTACTCGCGGCAGTCATTCTGGCGCTCTCCATGATCATTGCCCGCCTGACGGCTCGCGGGGATGCCATTGCGGCATTTGCCGGTGCTTTTTCCAATCCCGGCTTTTTCGGGATTCCCATTATCACGGCGAGCTTTGCCGAAAGTACCGTATTTTATATAGCGCCTTTCATCGCCCTCCTCAATATGTGCCAGTGGACGTACGGAGTGAGTCTCCTTGTCGGAGAAAAAACCTCCCTCACGCCGAAGAAAATTCTGACGGCGCCCTTTATGATTGCCATCATCATCGGTTTATTTTTCCTTTTCACGGGGCTGCCCATGCCCAGTCTTGCAAAGCAATGCGTCGGCTATCTTGCCGGCATCAATACACCGCTTGCCATGTTTACTATCGGTGTCTATATGACCAAGGTGAATTTTCTCAGCATGTTCCGCCGCGTTCGGCTCTATCTGATTTCACTGACCCGTCTCATCTTGATTCCGGTATGCTCCTTCGTGATTCTTTCCCTCCTCCCGCAGTGCCCGCTTGAGATGCGCCTTGCTCTCCTTATCGCATCAGCCTGCCCGGTAGGTTCCAACATTGCGGTCTACGCCGATCTGCACAATAAGGATTATCCCTATTCTGTCCAGACGGTTGTGATTTCCACGCTGCTGTCTATCATAACAATACCTATTATCGTGCAAATTGCCGAAAATCTATGGAAATGA
- a CDS encoding DUF3870 domain-containing protein — protein MDKRTIYLTGEARTSLDNAITRIYGIFYIAFELTKDGEIVDVDCNATLSLTRNFIKKLFMAHKFTENAQIEADINARYFGTSSKAIIAAYHDALQRYKQLGL, from the coding sequence ATGGACAAGAGGACAATTTATTTGACCGGTGAGGCGCGTACCAGCCTGGATAATGCCATCACTCGAATCTATGGCATATTCTATATTGCCTTCGAGCTTACCAAGGATGGGGAAATCGTGGATGTCGACTGCAATGCGACCCTTTCGCTGACGCGTAATTTCATCAAGAAACTTTTTATGGCCCATAAATTTACGGAAAACGCCCAGATTGAAGCAGATATCAATGCCCGTTATTTCGGAACTTCATCTAAAGCCATCATTGCCGCCTATCATGATGCTCTGCAGCGTTACAAACAATTGGGATTATAA
- a CDS encoding beta-lactamase family protein: MFHSSLTRGVLIAALSFAFALPAFGPSISAEAATKAAATTTAKKTVKSTAKKTTKKTARKTTKAKKTTKKPVSAVSPIKGGVPSQASKAALTKELNAMIGNTGTHVPGLGVIAFKDGKEVYSHFAGRRHIGASSGGSDLPITRDTRFRVASVSKMFTGFTIMQLVDQGKIDLDEDISHYLGYTLRNPNFPNTPITVRMLLSHTSSLRDGSYYSLPPSVSIREYFRPGSDYYSSNHFGSKWQAPGKYFVYANINFGVLGTIIERVTGQRFDKYLKSHILTDLDTEASFFTATLSPHAFSNLGTIYRKNKGSYWNETGPWIPQCDDFRGKQPTPWTSPSGYSLSNYRVGTNGTIFAPQGGLRISYEELSHALRLLINKGVFNGRTVVRPDLMKEMMTEQWRYTPAHKNGDTYGGSIEGYGLSLYPIYGKGTSRVVKDHVLNLWGHTGEAYGLLSGVFVIPGTKDGFIYIMNGEAVAEDTDSRSAGKFSGNYIWEENIMNAICRHLYFGE, translated from the coding sequence ATGTTTCATTCCAGCTTGACCCGCGGCGTTCTTATTGCCGCGTTATCTTTTGCATTTGCGCTGCCGGCGTTTGGGCCTTCCATTTCTGCGGAAGCAGCCACCAAGGCCGCAGCCACTACGACCGCCAAAAAGACAGTAAAGTCGACGGCTAAGAAAACCACTAAAAAGACTGCCAGAAAAACAACAAAGGCTAAAAAGACGACCAAAAAGCCGGTGAGTGCCGTCAGCCCCATTAAAGGCGGCGTACCTTCCCAGGCTTCCAAGGCAGCCCTCACCAAAGAACTCAACGCCATGATTGGCAATACGGGCACCCACGTACCGGGGCTCGGCGTCATCGCCTTCAAGGACGGCAAAGAAGTCTACAGCCATTTTGCCGGACGCCGTCATATCGGAGCCAGTTCCGGCGGCAGCGACCTGCCGATTACGCGGGATACGCGCTTCCGGGTAGCATCCGTCTCGAAGATGTTCACGGGCTTTACGATCATGCAGCTCGTCGACCAGGGCAAGATTGACCTTGACGAAGATATCAGTCATTACCTCGGCTATACACTGCGCAACCCGAATTTCCCAAACACCCCGATTACGGTACGGATGCTCCTTTCCCACACGTCGTCCCTGCGTGACGGCAGCTACTATTCTTTGCCGCCTTCCGTCTCCATTCGGGAATATTTCCGTCCCGGCAGCGACTACTACAGCAGTAACCACTTCGGTTCCAAATGGCAGGCACCGGGAAAGTATTTCGTCTATGCCAATATCAACTTCGGTGTCCTCGGCACCATCATTGAACGCGTCACGGGACAGCGTTTCGATAAATACCTGAAGTCCCATATCCTGACCGACCTCGACACGGAAGCCAGCTTCTTTACGGCAACGCTGTCGCCGCACGCTTTCTCTAACCTCGGCACCATCTACCGCAAGAACAAAGGCTCCTACTGGAATGAAACGGGTCCCTGGATTCCGCAGTGCGATGACTTCCGCGGCAAGCAGCCCACGCCCTGGACTTCCCCCAGCGGTTACAGCCTGAGTAACTACCGCGTCGGTACGAACGGCACGATTTTCGCGCCGCAGGGCGGTCTCCGTATTTCCTACGAAGAATTGAGCCATGCGCTGCGCCTCCTCATCAACAAAGGTGTCTTCAACGGCCGCACCGTCGTTCGTCCCGATCTCATGAAAGAAATGATGACGGAACAATGGCGCTATACGCCGGCCCATAAGAACGGCGATACCTACGGCGGTTCCATCGAAGGCTACGGTCTTTCCCTCTACCCGATTTACGGCAAAGGCACAAGCCGCGTCGTCAAAGACCATGTGCTCAACCTGTGGGGACACACCGGTGAAGCCTATGGCCTCCTCTCCGGCGTCTTCGTTATCCCCGGCACGAAGGACGGCTTCATCTACATCATGAATGGCGAAGCTGTTGCCGAAGATACGGATTCCCGCAGCGCCGGTAAATTCAGCGGCAACTATATTTGGGAAGAGAATATTATGAATGCGATTTGCAGGCATTTGTATTTCGGTGAATAA
- a CDS encoding class A beta-lactamase-related serine hydrolase → MELQHRVEQMIEENGQGNVCLSFIDLKTGIHFSVFGDKTVPSASIIKLLILAELLRRVDAGEMSLNKRVTVTEKDWTGGDGVLKELAPGHTFTLKELATLMIIVSDNEAANLLIGLLGMDNINRMGRRLGLKAARLGRRMMDAKALQEGRDNFISSDDAAQILQKVYEGSLVSKEASALMLDILKRQQQGDRLQRYLPEDVPLAHKCGDLTGVENDAGIFLFPDHPYILVALTSNQPSPAAGKEIIGKLSLLVYQQVMKG, encoded by the coding sequence ATGGAACTGCAGCATCGGGTTGAACAAATGATAGAAGAAAACGGACAAGGGAATGTTTGCCTTTCTTTTATAGATCTAAAAACAGGAATTCATTTTTCCGTGTTCGGTGACAAGACTGTACCTTCAGCCAGCATCATCAAATTGCTGATCCTGGCCGAATTGCTGCGCAGAGTGGACGCAGGCGAAATGTCCCTCAATAAGAGAGTTACGGTTACGGAAAAAGACTGGACCGGCGGGGACGGCGTGCTTAAGGAGCTGGCTCCCGGGCATACGTTTACCCTGAAAGAACTGGCCACGCTCATGATCATTGTGAGCGATAATGAAGCAGCGAACCTTCTCATTGGTCTATTGGGCATGGATAACATTAACCGGATGGGCCGCCGTCTCGGTCTCAAAGCTGCCCGACTGGGACGCCGGATGATGGACGCAAAAGCGCTGCAGGAAGGGCGGGATAATTTTATCAGTTCGGATGATGCGGCGCAGATTCTGCAGAAAGTCTACGAGGGCAGCCTGGTCAGTAAGGAAGCTTCGGCTCTGATGCTGGATATTTTGAAACGCCAGCAGCAGGGCGACAGGCTGCAGCGCTATTTGCCGGAAGATGTGCCGCTTGCTCATAAATGCGGGGATCTTACGGGTGTTGAAAATGATGCGGGAATTTTTCTTTTTCCGGACCATCCTTACATTCTCGTGGCGCTCACAAGCAATCAGCCTTCTCCGGCTGCGGGAAAAGAAATTATCGGGAAACTTTCCCTTCTGGTTTATCAGCAAGTGATGAAAGGGTGA
- a CDS encoding dipeptide epimerase has protein sequence MKITKVRLGRISVPLRVPFKTALRSVDSVEDIIVEIHTDTGEVGFGEAPPTGAITGDTTGAIIGAFQDHISKTLVGRDVDDFEDLTKDLQKCIVKNTSAKAAADIALWDLYGKKYGIPVYKMLGGARHQIVTDITISVNPPEEMARDAINAIERGYDTLKVKVGIDPTLDVARLVAIRKAVGDKPRIRIDANQAWSPKQAVRLLNQMQEQGLDIELVEQPVKAHDLEGLKYVTERSYVPVLADESVFSVEDALKVVEMKAADLINIKLMKCGGLTNALKIATLADVCGVECMIGCMLEAKVSVNAAVHLACARKVITRVDLDGPVLCTEDPVEGGAVFNEKEITVSDAPGLGVTGVRGIKYLDE, from the coding sequence ATGAAAATTACAAAGGTCAGACTGGGAAGAATTTCGGTCCCGCTCCGGGTTCCCTTCAAGACAGCACTCAGAAGCGTGGACAGCGTGGAGGACATTATTGTCGAAATTCACACCGACACGGGAGAAGTCGGTTTTGGTGAAGCGCCTCCTACGGGTGCCATTACGGGTGATACGACGGGCGCCATCATCGGTGCCTTTCAGGACCATATCAGCAAGACACTGGTCGGCCGCGATGTCGATGATTTTGAAGATCTGACCAAGGATCTGCAGAAATGTATCGTCAAGAATACGAGCGCCAAGGCGGCTGCCGATATTGCCCTGTGGGATTTGTACGGTAAGAAATACGGCATTCCTGTGTATAAGATGCTCGGCGGTGCCCGCCATCAGATTGTGACGGATATTACCATCAGCGTGAATCCGCCGGAAGAGATGGCCCGCGATGCCATCAATGCCATTGAACGCGGTTATGATACGCTGAAAGTCAAAGTCGGTATTGATCCGACGCTTGACGTGGCCCGGCTCGTCGCTATCCGTAAGGCTGTCGGCGATAAGCCGCGCATCCGTATTGATGCCAACCAGGCCTGGAGCCCGAAACAGGCGGTTCGGCTGCTGAACCAGATGCAGGAACAGGGCCTTGATATCGAACTCGTTGAACAGCCGGTTAAAGCGCACGATCTGGAAGGTCTGAAATATGTTACGGAACGCTCCTATGTACCGGTACTTGCCGACGAAAGCGTATTCAGTGTGGAAGATGCTCTTAAAGTCGTTGAAATGAAGGCGGCAGACCTCATCAATATCAAATTGATGAAATGCGGCGGCCTGACAAACGCACTGAAAATTGCTACGCTGGCCGATGTCTGCGGTGTCGAGTGCATGATTGGCTGCATGCTGGAAGCTAAAGTCAGTGTCAACGCGGCCGTTCATCTGGCTTGTGCCCGCAAAGTCATTACCCGCGTCGACCTCGATGGTCCGGTACTTTGCACGGAAGATCCGGTCGAAGGCGGCGCTGTCTTCAATGAAAAGGAAATCACGGTTTCTGATGCACCGGGCCTTGGTGTCACGGGTGTCCGCGGTATTAAATATCTGGATGAATAG
- a CDS encoding DUF819 family protein, translating into MVITNGFTYIAFLMCLAGILLALEKYTKWKIFNIVPPLVWIYVLNMVFCTMGLYHSKEVSAAYKALKNNLLYAMIFVMLLRCDFRKLAKLGGRMVAIFLGCSLTLFVGFVVGYPIFKGFLGKDTWGAVAALYASWVGGSANMAAMQAALPVDAGAYSCALALDTVCYSVWIALLLLMVRYASKWNNATKADTSKLQAVADAAAAEVAKEKKKATGTDWIFLIGISLVVSAISQSVGASLNTMLKSVGLAMFDKGSMTTLFVTILGLICAMTPLGKVPAVEELSSVYLYAVVSLLASTASVTDLLSAPMWVVYGFFILAVHVVLMFILSKIFHWDLCMVSTASLANIGGAASAPIVASAYDASYAGIGVLMGVLGAAIGNFAGMICGAVLSNL; encoded by the coding sequence ATGGTTATTACCAATGGTTTTACGTACATCGCTTTCTTGATGTGCCTTGCCGGTATCTTGCTGGCTCTGGAAAAGTACACGAAGTGGAAAATCTTCAATATTGTTCCGCCTCTGGTGTGGATTTACGTGCTGAACATGGTCTTCTGCACTATGGGCCTGTATCATTCCAAGGAAGTTTCGGCAGCTTATAAAGCGTTGAAGAACAATCTGCTTTATGCCATGATTTTTGTTATGCTGCTGCGCTGCGACTTCCGCAAACTTGCTAAATTGGGCGGACGCATGGTAGCTATCTTCCTCGGCTGTTCACTGACCTTGTTCGTCGGCTTTGTAGTCGGTTATCCGATTTTCAAAGGTTTCCTCGGGAAAGATACCTGGGGTGCCGTGGCTGCCCTCTATGCTTCCTGGGTCGGCGGTTCCGCCAACATGGCCGCTATGCAGGCTGCACTGCCGGTAGATGCCGGTGCTTACAGCTGCGCCCTGGCCCTCGATACGGTTTGCTATTCTGTATGGATTGCCCTGCTGCTCCTCATGGTGCGCTATGCTTCCAAATGGAATAACGCGACGAAAGCCGATACTTCCAAACTGCAGGCTGTAGCTGATGCTGCTGCTGCCGAAGTAGCCAAGGAAAAGAAAAAGGCTACGGGTACCGACTGGATCTTCCTGATTGGTATTTCTCTCGTTGTTTCTGCAATTTCCCAGAGCGTCGGTGCTTCTTTGAACACCATGCTGAAATCTGTGGGCCTTGCTATGTTTGATAAAGGTTCCATGACGACCTTGTTTGTTACGATTCTTGGCCTGATTTGCGCCATGACCCCGCTTGGCAAAGTGCCGGCTGTGGAAGAACTTTCCAGCGTATATCTGTACGCCGTTGTTTCCCTCCTGGCTTCTACGGCATCCGTCACGGATCTGCTGTCTGCACCGATGTGGGTTGTTTACGGCTTCTTCATTCTGGCCGTTCACGTCGTTCTTATGTTCATCCTGTCGAAGATCTTCCATTGGGATCTGTGCATGGTTTCCACGGCATCCCTCGCCAATATCGGCGGCGCTGCTTCTGCACCGATTGTGGCTTCTGCTTATGATGCCTCTTACGCCGGTATCGGTGTACTGATGGGCGTTTTGGGTGCGGCTATCGGTAACTTCGCAGGTATGATCTGCGGCGCTGTGCTGAGCAATTTGTAA